One Fusobacterium perfoetens DNA segment encodes these proteins:
- a CDS encoding GNAT family N-acetyltransferase — MEIKEISIKDKEYMNEIVEMEKYTFGKFGGVDLWILKPIVKFGKVFAAFEEGKIVGAAEFMVAFDRPEIFLYGFSVMKEYREKGIGTKLLLHCEEYFKNYGKKIVSLTVDPKNIKAINLYKRIGYFIESLEKDEYDIGIDRYIMKKFLK, encoded by the coding sequence ATGGAAATAAAAGAAATCTCTATAAAAGATAAAGAATATATGAATGAGATAGTTGAAATGGAGAAATATACTTTTGGAAAATTTGGAGGAGTTGACCTTTGGATTTTGAAACCAATAGTAAAATTTGGAAAAGTTTTTGCTGCCTTTGAAGAGGGAAAAATTGTAGGTGCAGCAGAGTTTATGGTAGCTTTTGACAGACCAGAGATATTTTTATATGGATTTTCTGTGATGAAAGAATATAGAGAAAAAGGGATAGGAACTAAACTTTTACTTCATTGTGAAGAATATTTTAAAAATTATGGAAAAAAGATTGTTTCTTTAACTGTTGATCCTAAAAATATAAAAGCAATAAATCTTTATAAAAGAATAGGATATTTTATAGAGAGTTTAGAAAAAGATGAATATGATATAGGAATTGACAGATATATAATGAAAAAATTTTTAAAATAA
- the truA gene encoding tRNA pseudouridine(38-40) synthase TruA, which translates to MRNIKITYAYDGSDFYGFQRQPDKRTVQGEIERVLKIILKEDINMVTAGRTDRGVHASVQVSNFFINDNITIPLKNFQRALNKLLPNDIDIYNIEEVGLDFNSRFQAKTRAYEYIITWKKDVFSRRYKTYVNKKIDCEKFLEILKPLIGEHDFNNFRLKDENNKTSIRTIYNIETYLKDEDTMGIYIEGNAFLKTQIRIIVGTALDIYFGRKPENYIRELLENPFKEYKIEIAEPSGLYLSKVEY; encoded by the coding sequence ATGAGAAATATAAAAATAACTTATGCTTATGACGGAAGTGACTTTTATGGTTTTCAAAGACAGCCAGATAAAAGGACAGTCCAAGGTGAGATAGAAAGAGTTTTAAAAATTATTTTAAAAGAAGATATCAATATGGTAACTGCTGGTAGAACAGATAGAGGAGTTCATGCTTCAGTTCAAGTATCTAATTTTTTTATAAATGATAATATAACTATTCCATTAAAAAATTTTCAAAGAGCTTTAAATAAACTTTTACCAAATGATATAGATATTTATAATATTGAAGAGGTTGGTTTAGATTTTAATTCAAGATTTCAGGCTAAGACCAGAGCTTATGAATATATTATCACTTGGAAAAAAGATGTTTTTTCAAGAAGATATAAAACTTATGTAAATAAAAAAATTGATTGTGAAAAGTTTTTAGAAATTTTAAAACCTCTTATTGGAGAACATGATTTTAATAATTTTAGATTGAAAGATGAAAATAATAAAACAAGTATAAGGACTATTTATAATATAGAAACATATTTAAAAGATGAAGATACAATGGGAATATATATAGAGGGAAATGCTTTTTTAAAAACTCAGATTAGAATTATTGTAGGGACAGCATTAGATATATATTTTGGAAGAAAACCCGAAAACTATATAAGAGAATTACTAGAAAATCCTTTTAAAGAGTATAAGATTGAGATTGCTGAACCGTCAGGTCTTTATCTTTCGAAGGTAGAATATTAG
- a CDS encoding regulatory protein RecX, translated as MKILKLQKNKILFENGVEISLQKKTIDEYKLKEGIDLAKDIYLELVERAVLSFSYWLLEKRDYSVREITTKLVMKYKEKDIVLKIVEKLKGHNYLNDRDFAVSFINCHKSWGSRKLEYNLLMKGVEKNIIRELLEDNQDDEIEEIKKLWIKMGDKEERKKIESLMRKGFQYSAIREAKKEL; from the coding sequence ATGAAGATTTTGAAGCTCCAGAAGAATAAAATTTTATTTGAAAATGGTGTGGAAATTTCTCTTCAGAAAAAAACAATAGATGAATACAAATTGAAAGAGGGAATAGACCTTGCAAAAGATATATATCTTGAGCTTGTAGAGAGAGCTGTTCTCTCTTTTTCATATTGGTTGCTTGAAAAAAGAGACTATTCTGTAAGAGAAATAACAACAAAACTTGTAATGAAATATAAAGAAAAAGATATAGTTTTGAAAATAGTTGAAAAATTAAAAGGACATAACTATCTAAATGATAGAGATTTTGCTGTATCTTTTATAAATTGCCATAAAAGTTGGGGAAGTAGAAAATTAGAGTACAATCTTTTAATGAAAGGTGTAGAGAAAAATATAATAAGGGAACTTTTAGAAGATAATCAAGATGATGAGATTGAAGAAATAAAAAAACTTTGGATAAAAATGGGAGATAAAGAGGAGAGAAAAAAGATAGAATCTCTTATGAGAAAAGGATTTCAATATAGTGCAATAAGAGAAGCAAAGAAAGAGTTGTAA
- the recA gene encoding recombinase RecA: protein MAVKKSSEVVDKNKALENAIKQITKDFGEGAIMKLGENSSMNIEVIPTGSINLDAALGLGGVPRGRIIEVYGAESSGKTTIALHIIAEAQKAGGIAAFIDAEHALDPTYAKALGVDIDELLISQPDYGEQALEIVDSLVHSSAIDVIVVDSVAALVPKAEIDGEMSDQQMGLQARLMSKALRKLTGTLNKSKTTIIFINQIRDKIGGFGFGPQTTTTGGKALKFYASVRLEIKRVGSVKQGDNIIGNEVLVKVTKNKIAPPFKEATFQIMYGKGISKVGEILDAAIDADIVSKSGAWFSYGDMRLGQGKENVKARLEEEKDLLEKIYNELKEKQVPLAKTSSEEEGEDGIDEDFEAPEE from the coding sequence GTGGCTGTAAAAAAATCATCAGAGGTTGTAGATAAAAATAAAGCATTAGAAAATGCAATAAAACAAATTACTAAAGATTTCGGAGAGGGAGCTATAATGAAATTGGGAGAAAACTCATCTATGAATATAGAAGTTATCCCAACAGGAAGTATAAATCTTGACGCAGCTTTAGGTCTTGGAGGAGTACCAAGAGGAAGAATAATAGAAGTTTATGGAGCTGAAAGTTCTGGTAAAACTACAATAGCTCTTCATATAATAGCTGAAGCACAAAAAGCTGGAGGAATAGCAGCTTTCATAGATGCTGAACACGCTCTTGATCCAACTTATGCAAAAGCACTTGGTGTTGATATAGATGAACTTTTAATTTCTCAACCAGATTATGGAGAACAAGCATTAGAAATAGTTGATTCATTAGTTCATTCATCAGCAATAGATGTAATAGTTGTTGACTCAGTTGCAGCATTAGTTCCAAAAGCTGAGATTGACGGAGAGATGTCAGATCAACAGATGGGACTTCAAGCAAGACTTATGTCAAAAGCTCTTAGAAAATTAACAGGAACTCTAAATAAATCAAAAACTACAATAATATTTATTAACCAAATAAGAGATAAAATTGGTGGATTTGGATTTGGACCTCAAACAACAACAACAGGAGGAAAAGCTTTAAAATTCTATGCTTCTGTAAGACTTGAAATAAAAAGAGTAGGTTCTGTAAAACAAGGAGATAATATTATAGGAAATGAAGTTTTAGTAAAAGTTACTAAAAATAAAATAGCTCCTCCATTCAAAGAAGCAACTTTCCAAATAATGTATGGAAAAGGAATTTCAAAAGTAGGAGAGATTTTAGACGCTGCTATTGATGCAGATATAGTTTCTAAATCTGGAGCTTGGTTTAGCTATGGAGATATGAGACTTGGTCAAGGTAAAGAAAATGTAAAAGCTAGACTTGAAGAAGAAAAAGATTTACTAGAAAAAATCTACAATGAATTAAAAGAAAAACAAGTTCCTTTAGCAAAAACATCTTCAGAAGAAGAGGGAGAGGACGGAATAGATGAAGATTTTGAAGCTCCAGAAGAATAA
- a CDS encoding glycosyltransferase family 9 protein, translating to MRVLIIRLSSIGDIILTTPILKQLKEKFPDIVIDFVVLKNFKDSIEGSPYIDNLILFDKKKDDGFRNIKKFGKKLNENKYDYVFDLHRKFRSKLISSEIKSKIFVYPKRKLWKSLLVKLKLIKYHVDDTIIKNYFKAFKVLGIKYKWEDLDFNFSKDDLENVKKYSGMFAMAPGASKETKKWLPEKFGKLAKKLYDKYKIKTVLLGGKEDIERCELINKVSENSCINLAGKISLKESGALLSVSKLLVTNDSGPFHIGRGVGCKSYVIFGPTDPNMFEYNNLAELIYANEKCSPCSLHGGKKCPKGHFNCMNNIDENYIFEKIVKDLEKN from the coding sequence ATGAGAGTTTTGATAATAAGATTAAGCTCTATTGGTGATATAATACTTACTACTCCTATATTAAAACAACTTAAGGAAAAATTTCCAGATATTGTTATAGATTTTGTAGTTTTAAAAAATTTTAAGGATTCAATAGAGGGAAGTCCATATATAGATAATCTTATTCTTTTTGATAAGAAAAAAGATGATGGATTTAGAAATATTAAAAAATTTGGAAAAAAATTAAATGAAAATAAATATGATTATGTGTTTGATCTTCATAGAAAATTTAGATCAAAACTTATTTCAAGTGAAATAAAATCAAAAATCTTTGTATATCCTAAGAGAAAACTTTGGAAGTCACTGCTTGTAAAATTAAAACTTATAAAATATCATGTAGATGATACAATAATAAAAAATTATTTCAAAGCTTTTAAAGTTTTGGGGATAAAATACAAATGGGAAGATTTGGATTTTAATTTTTCTAAAGATGATTTGGAAAATGTAAAAAAATATTCAGGAATGTTTGCTATGGCTCCGGGAGCTTCAAAGGAAACAAAAAAATGGTTACCTGAAAAATTTGGAAAATTAGCAAAAAAACTTTATGACAAATATAAAATAAAAACTGTTTTATTAGGTGGAAAAGAGGATATTGAAAGATGTGAGCTTATCAATAAAGTAAGTGAAAATTCTTGTATCAATCTTGCAGGAAAAATTTCACTTAAAGAGAGTGGGGCTTTGCTTTCTGTATCGAAACTTTTAGTTACTAATGACTCAGGACCATTTCATATAGGAAGAGGTGTTGGTTGTAAATCCTATGTAATATTTGGACCAACAGATCCTAATATGTTTGAGTATAACAATTTGGCAGAACTTATCTATGCCAATGAAAAATGTTCTCCTTGTAGTTTACATGGAGGAAAAAAATGCCCTAAAGGACATTTTAATTGTATGAATAATATTGATGAAAATTATATTTTTGAAAAAATTGTAAAAGATTTAGAAAAAAATTAA
- a CDS encoding lipopolysaccharide core heptose(II) kinase RfaY codes for MYKGIMKKKNIYFDELSSTKFFNPIEEKRIKVLKTLKSDHRSTVKLIELNGKTYVYKIPTEKNTRKWQRFLSIFRGGESQREFLCLEKILKNGIDTAKPYFACETKKFGMVVDSYLVMEYIDGREGNIDNIEIICDTLEKIHSKGFIHGDSQLSNFIISNGFCYIIDARFKKSIFGKFAQAYEFIYLETSCGQSIKKYYKRHGIYHIVARLVDYYLIFWGKVRAFVKSLLRGEKFKKSENLEPKESIFQKIKLKFKRNKDFEKYSSEINNENQEENQ; via the coding sequence ATGTATAAAGGTATAATGAAAAAGAAAAATATATATTTTGATGAACTCTCTTCTACAAAATTTTTTAATCCTATTGAGGAAAAAAGAATAAAAGTTTTGAAAACTCTTAAGTCTGACCATAGAAGTACAGTAAAACTGATTGAGCTTAATGGAAAAACTTATGTTTATAAGATTCCTACAGAGAAAAATACAAGAAAATGGCAGAGATTTCTTTCTATATTTAGAGGAGGAGAATCTCAAAGAGAGTTTCTATGTTTAGAAAAAATATTAAAAAATGGAATAGATACAGCAAAACCTTATTTTGCTTGTGAAACTAAAAAGTTTGGAATGGTTGTGGATTCCTATTTAGTGATGGAATATATAGACGGTAGAGAGGGAAATATCGATAATATAGAAATTATCTGCGATACCCTTGAAAAAATCCATTCTAAAGGATTTATCCATGGAGATAGTCAACTTTCAAACTTTATAATTTCCAATGGATTTTGCTATATAATTGATGCTAGATTTAAAAAAAGTATTTTTGGAAAATTTGCCCAAGCTTATGAATTTATATACCTTGAAACTAGTTGTGGGCAAAGTATAAAAAAATATTATAAAAGACATGGAATATATCATATAGTAGCAAGACTTGTAGATTATTACTTGATATTTTGGGGAAAAGTTAGAGCTTTTGTAAAATCTCTTTTAAGAGGGGAAAAATTTAAAAAGTCAGAAAATTTAGAACCAAAAGAAAGTATATTCCAAAAAATAAAATTAAAATTTAAAAGAAATAAAGATTTTGAAAAATATTCAAGTGAGATCAATAATGAAAATCAGGAGGAAAACCAATGA
- the waaF gene encoding lipopolysaccharide heptosyltransferase II, giving the protein MRILIIHTAFIGDIVLSTPLIKKIKDTYPDSDITYVTTPSGEAILKNNPHLNNIIVYDKRGEHKGISGVWQLGKRLRYENFNMVITPHRYLRSSILSWLSRSPIRKGYDIASGSCLFTEKIKYDRTKHEVEKLLSFVAPENKKRYEIELYPGEKEKMKGDNLWKENLLEDKKVVVLAPGSKWFTKQWPVEYFNKLAESLKKLSNARLIVVGGKDEINLPIEKENTIDMRGKTSLLELADILSRADVVVTNDSSPIHIASAFKKPRIFALFGPTIEKFGFFPWSLNSKVFQVDGLKCRPCGIHGGKSCPEKHFKCMRDILPEEVFNEIKEYLGE; this is encoded by the coding sequence TTGAGAATATTAATAATACATACAGCTTTTATTGGAGATATAGTTTTATCTACACCTCTGATAAAAAAAATAAAAGATACTTATCCAGATTCTGATATTACTTATGTAACTACTCCAAGTGGAGAGGCAATTCTTAAAAATAATCCACATCTTAATAATATTATTGTCTATGATAAAAGAGGAGAGCATAAGGGAATAAGCGGAGTGTGGCAACTTGGAAAAAGACTTCGTTATGAAAATTTTAATATGGTAATAACTCCTCATAGATACTTAAGAAGTTCAATACTTTCGTGGCTTTCTCGTTCTCCAATAAGAAAAGGTTATGACATAGCATCTGGAAGTTGTCTTTTTACAGAGAAGATAAAATATGATAGAACAAAACACGAGGTTGAAAAACTTTTGAGTTTTGTAGCTCCAGAAAATAAAAAAAGATATGAGATAGAACTTTATCCTGGAGAAAAAGAGAAAATGAAGGGGGACAACCTTTGGAAAGAAAATCTTTTGGAAGATAAAAAGGTGGTTGTTCTTGCTCCGGGAAGTAAATGGTTTACAAAACAATGGCCAGTTGAATATTTTAATAAATTAGCTGAAAGTTTAAAAAAACTTTCTAATGCAAGATTGATTGTTGTAGGTGGAAAAGATGAGATAAATCTTCCAATAGAAAAAGAAAATACAATTGATATGAGAGGAAAGACTTCACTTTTGGAGTTAGCAGATATTTTATCAAGAGCAGATGTTGTGGTGACAAATGATTCTTCACCTATTCATATAGCCTCAGCTTTTAAAAAGCCAAGAATATTTGCACTTTTTGGACCTACAATTGAAAAATTCGGATTTTTTCCTTGGAGTCTAAATAGCAAAGTATTCCAAGTAGATGGACTAAAATGTAGACCTTGTGGTATTCACGGAGGAAAGTCTTGTCCAGAAAAACATTTTAAATGTATGAGAGATATTTTACCTGAAGAGGTATTTAATGAGATAAAAGAATATTTAGGAGAGTGA
- a CDS encoding glycosyltransferase family 9 protein produces the protein MEVNEIKKIIISRTDKIGDLLLSIPSFFMARKMFPNAEIMILVRNYNYEIVKNLPYIDRIIKIDDYSEEELENEIKSFNTDIFIALYNDKIISKLARKSGASYRVGPISKIYSIFSFNRGVWQKRSHSIKNEAEYNLDLIRKIDPKRYDEVFEINSKIYLEQENIDVANMYIDKNKISGKVLVVNPFMGGSAKTITDEQYQNLLQKIYDRRGDISIIIACHISEKERAEKILKGIDREKIYVFANEGSVLNLAGIIDKATVYLGGSTGPTHLAGALGKNIVAIYPNKKTQHPIRWGVINNKNVKYIIPDRPERKVVENYSKEDKYFSSYDESIEKEIVDALDESLR, from the coding sequence ATGGAAGTTAATGAAATAAAAAAAATAATAATTTCAAGAACAGATAAAATAGGAGATTTGTTATTATCAATCCCTAGTTTTTTTATGGCAAGAAAAATGTTTCCTAATGCAGAGATTATGATATTAGTTAGAAATTATAACTATGAGATAGTTAAAAATCTTCCTTATATAGATAGAATAATAAAGATAGATGATTACTCAGAAGAAGAATTAGAAAATGAAATAAAAAGCTTTAACACAGATATTTTTATTGCACTTTATAATGATAAAATTATTTCAAAACTTGCAAGAAAAAGTGGAGCAAGTTATAGAGTAGGTCCAATATCAAAAATATATTCTATTTTTTCTTTCAATAGAGGAGTTTGGCAAAAAAGATCTCATTCTATAAAAAATGAGGCAGAGTATAATTTGGATTTAATAAGAAAAATAGATCCAAAAAGATATGATGAAGTTTTTGAAATAAATAGTAAAATATATTTGGAGCAAGAAAATATAGATGTTGCAAATATGTATATAGATAAAAATAAAATATCTGGAAAGGTTTTAGTTGTAAATCCTTTTATGGGAGGTTCAGCAAAAACTATAACAGATGAGCAGTATCAAAATTTATTGCAAAAAATTTATGACAGAAGAGGGGATATTTCAATAATTATTGCTTGTCATATTAGTGAAAAAGAGAGAGCTGAGAAAATCCTAAAGGGAATCGATAGAGAAAAAATCTATGTTTTTGCAAATGAAGGTTCAGTTTTAAATCTTGCAGGAATAATAGACAAAGCAACAGTTTATCTTGGTGGGTCAACTGGTCCAACTCATTTAGCTGGAGCTTTAGGAAAAAATATAGTGGCAATCTACCCAAATAAAAAAACTCAACACCCAATCAGATGGGGAGTAATAAATAATAAAAATGTAAAATATATAATTCCAGATAGACCAGAGAGAAAAGTAGTTGAAAATTATTCTAAAGAGGATAAATATTTTTCTTCTTATGATGAGAGTATAGAAAAAGAGATAGTAGACGCTTTAGATGAAAGTTTAAGATAA
- a CDS encoding glycosyltransferase family 2 protein yields MKLSVAMITLNEERILEKTLKSLEGVADEIVIVDSGSTDKTEEIAKKYGARFINQKWLGYGKQRNVAIENATGDWVLNIDADEEISPKLAKKLKEIKENESEKEVFEINFSSVCFGKKLKHGGWSNQYHIRLFKKDVGRFNTNEVHEEFLTDKKVYRLKEEIYHHSYITLEEYFTKFNRYTTEGAKEYYRRGKRPSNFQIIFNPIFKFIRMYIIRLGFLDGIEGLMIASTSAMYSMVKYFKLREMYKNNSYKK; encoded by the coding sequence ATGAAATTATCTGTGGCAATGATTACTCTTAATGAAGAGAGAATCTTAGAAAAAACTTTAAAATCTTTAGAAGGGGTAGCTGATGAAATAGTTATAGTTGACAGTGGATCAACTGATAAAACAGAAGAGATAGCCAAAAAATACGGAGCTAGATTTATCAATCAAAAATGGCTAGGTTATGGAAAACAAAGAAATGTTGCTATAGAAAATGCTACAGGAGATTGGGTTTTAAATATTGACGCAGACGAAGAAATTTCTCCAAAACTTGCTAAGAAATTAAAAGAGATAAAAGAAAATGAAAGTGAAAAAGAAGTTTTTGAAATAAATTTTTCATCAGTATGCTTTGGAAAAAAATTGAAACATGGTGGTTGGAGCAACCAATATCATATAAGACTTTTTAAAAAAGATGTTGGAAGATTTAATACAAACGAAGTTCATGAGGAATTTTTAACAGATAAAAAAGTTTATAGATTAAAAGAAGAAATCTATCATCATAGCTATATAACATTAGAGGAATATTTTACAAAGTTTAATAGATACACAACAGAGGGCGCAAAGGAATATTATAGAAGAGGAAAGAGACCGTCAAATTTTCAAATAATTTTTAATCCAATTTTTAAATTTATAAGAATGTATATAATAAGACTTGGATTTTTAGATGGAATAGAGGGGCTTATGATTGCATCTACAAGTGCAATGTACTCAATGGTAAAATATTTCAAACTTAGAGAGATGTATAAGAATAATTCTTACAAAAAATAG
- a CDS encoding transcription repressor NadR, with amino-acid sequence MTGKDRREDILNTIKILEKPISGTELAKKYGVSRQVIVQDIAILRAENYKIYSTNRGYLLENSQGMKKVFEVSHTDEQIEDELTTIVDLGGTIVDVFVEHQVYGSLKANLNINSRRKVAEFLEKIRNGEANPLKNLTFGKHFHTIEADSEETLELIEKELKEKGYLK; translated from the coding sequence ATGACAGGAAAAGACAGACGAGAGGATATATTAAATACAATTAAAATTTTAGAAAAACCTATTTCAGGAACAGAGCTTGCAAAAAAATATGGGGTTAGTCGTCAAGTTATTGTTCAGGATATAGCTATATTAAGGGCTGAAAATTATAAAATTTATTCTACAAATAGAGGATATCTTTTAGAAAATTCACAAGGAATGAAAAAAGTTTTTGAAGTTTCTCACACAGATGAGCAGATAGAAGATGAATTAACAACTATTGTAGATTTAGGTGGAACTATTGTAGATGTTTTTGTAGAACATCAAGTTTATGGAAGTTTAAAAGCTAACTTAAATATTAATTCCAGAAGAAAAGTGGCAGAGTTTCTTGAAAAAATTAGAAATGGAGAGGCAAATCCACTAAAAAATCTTACTTTTGGCAAACATTTTCATACAATAGAAGCTGATAGTGAAGAAACTTTGGAACTGATAGAAAAAGAGTTAAAAGAAAAAGGATATTTAAAATAA
- the nadC gene encoding carboxylating nicotinate-nucleotide diphosphorylase — protein MNDITTRLNMDNLILMALREDISSEDITTNSVMREAKLGTVKLICKQDGVIAGLDVFQRTFELLDEKTQVKRYFKDGDEVKKGDHLADVTGDIRVLLSGERVALNYLQRMSGIATYTRNVVKLLGDSKVRLLDTRKTTPNMRIFEKYAVKMGGGYNHRYNLSDGILLKDNHIDAAGGVKEAIKMAKDYAPFVRKIEVEVENLDMLREALEAGADIIMLDNMTPEMMKEAVKIVDGRAKTECSGNITKENIEKVIDTGVDYISSGALTHSAPILDISLKNLRVL, from the coding sequence ATGAATGATATAACTACAAGATTAAATATGGATAATCTTATTTTAATGGCATTAAGAGAGGATATATCAAGTGAAGATATAACTACAAACTCTGTTATGAGAGAAGCAAAACTTGGAACAGTAAAACTTATCTGTAAACAAGATGGAGTTATAGCTGGGCTAGATGTATTTCAAAGAACTTTTGAATTATTAGATGAAAAAACTCAAGTAAAAAGATATTTTAAAGATGGAGATGAAGTAAAAAAAGGAGATCATCTTGCTGATGTAACTGGAGATATAAGAGTTCTTTTATCAGGAGAGAGAGTAGCTCTTAATTATCTTCAAAGAATGAGTGGTATTGCAACTTATACTAGAAATGTAGTAAAATTATTAGGAGATAGTAAAGTAAGACTATTAGACACAAGAAAAACAACTCCAAATATGCGTATATTTGAAAAATATGCTGTTAAAATGGGTGGAGGATATAATCACCGTTATAATCTTTCAGATGGAATTTTATTAAAAGACAATCATATTGACGCAGCTGGAGGAGTTAAAGAAGCTATAAAAATGGCAAAAGATTATGCTCCTTTCGTTAGAAAAATAGAAGTTGAGGTTGAAAATCTTGATATGTTAAGAGAAGCTTTAGAAGCTGGAGCAGATATAATAATGCTTGATAATATGACTCCAGAAATGATGAAAGAAGCTGTAAAAATAGTTGACGGAAGAGCAAAAACTGAGTGTTCAGGAAATATTACTAAAGAAAATATAGAAAAAGTTATAGATACAGGAGTAGATTATATATCAAGTGGAGCGTTGACACATTCAGCACCAATTTTAGATATTTCTTTAAAAAATCTTCGTGTCTTATAA
- a CDS encoding L-aspartate oxidase, which translates to MKKYDIIIVGTGVGGCFTALHLPEDKNILMVTKSILEESDSFLAQGGICVLRDENDFNSFFEDTMKAGHYKNKKESVETMINNSREIINELIDFGVDFERENGELLYTREGAHAKPRILYHKDITGQEITEKLLDQVKLRKNIEILENTTMIDIITKENSCCGVVLKNQDGIFPVYAKNIVLATGGIGGVYKNSTNFPHLTGDSLAICKKHSVKLKDISYVQIHPTSLYSKRPGRRFLVSESVRGEGALLYDKNFERFTEELIPRDKLTQKILAQMEKDGTDFVWLDMREIKKHGIDIEKRFPNIIKRCREEGYEPTKECIPVVPAQHYFMGGVEVDSNSQTSMENLYAVGETSCNGVHGANRLASNSLLESLVFGKIAALHIISKNEENDVEEQNIDLEKYSDLDKIFAEYKEIIFKEIEDDKIQKGAEE; encoded by the coding sequence ATGAAAAAATATGATATAATAATAGTTGGAACAGGTGTAGGAGGTTGTTTTACAGCTCTTCACTTGCCAGAAGATAAAAATATTTTAATGGTTACAAAATCAATCCTTGAAGAAAGTGATTCATTTTTAGCTCAAGGGGGAATCTGTGTTTTAAGAGATGAAAATGATTTTAATAGCTTTTTTGAAGATACTATGAAAGCTGGACATTACAAAAATAAAAAAGAATCTGTTGAAACAATGATAAATAATTCAAGAGAGATTATAAATGAACTTATAGATTTTGGTGTAGATTTTGAAAGAGAAAATGGGGAACTTCTTTATACTCGTGAAGGGGCTCATGCAAAACCTCGTATTCTTTATCACAAAGACATCACAGGTCAAGAGATAACTGAAAAACTTTTGGATCAAGTAAAATTAAGGAAAAATATAGAAATTTTAGAAAATACAACAATGATAGATATAATCACTAAAGAAAATAGTTGTTGTGGTGTAGTTTTAAAAAATCAAGATGGAATTTTCCCAGTTTATGCCAAAAATATAGTTTTAGCTACTGGCGGAATAGGTGGAGTTTATAAAAATTCTACAAACTTCCCTCATTTAACAGGAGATTCTTTAGCAATTTGTAAAAAACATAGTGTAAAATTAAAAGATATAAGTTATGTTCAAATTCATCCAACTTCTCTTTATTCAAAAAGACCTGGAAGAAGATTTTTGGTTTCTGAGTCAGTAAGAGGAGAAGGAGCTTTACTTTATGATAAAAACTTTGAAAGATTTACTGAAGAATTAATTCCAAGAGATAAATTAACTCAAAAAATATTAGCTCAAATGGAAAAAGATGGAACAGATTTCGTTTGGCTTGATATGAGAGAGATAAAAAAACACGGAATAGATATTGAAAAAAGATTTCCAAATATTATAAAAAGATGTAGAGAGGAAGGGTATGAGCCAACAAAAGAATGTATCCCAGTAGTTCCAGCTCAACATTATTTTATGGGTGGAGTAGAAGTAGATTCTAACAGTCAAACTTCTATGGAAAATCTTTATGCAGTAGGGGAAACAAGTTGTAATGGAGTTCACGGAGCAAATCGTTTAGCAAGTAACTCACTTCTTGAAAGTCTTGTTTTTGGAAAAATAGCAGCACTTCATATTATTTCTAAAAATGAAGAAAATGATGTAGAAGAACAAAATATAGATTTAGAAAAATACAGTGATTTAGATAAAATTTTTGCTGAATATAAAGAGATAATCTTTAAAGAGATTGAAGATGATAAAATTCAAAAGGGGGCAGAAGAGTAA